The Carnobacterium divergens genome includes a window with the following:
- a CDS encoding BMP family lipoprotein has product MKKRNLVGLLAIGLGVSLTLAACGGGAKDSGKSGSAKGHTVAMVTDVGGVDDKSFNQSAWEGLQAWGKEHDLKKGKDGFNYLQSNSDSDFVTNLNSAVKSQFNTVFGIGYKIAPALEDVAKQNPKTNFAIIDSVVKGDNVVSVIFKDHEAAFLAGVAAAKTTETKKLGFVGGQEGEVIGRFEAGFIAGVKAVDPDIDVKVEYAGSFGDSAKGKQLAAAMYNSGIDIIYQAAGDTGNGVFSEAKDIMKADSKKKVWVIGVDRDQTEEGKYEGGNLTLASTLKGVKTAVVDISNDAMKDKFPGGETLTYGLKEDGVDLSKGQLTDDVQKAVNDYKQQIIDGKIEVPEKP; this is encoded by the coding sequence TTGAAAAAACGTAATCTTGTGGGTCTACTAGCAATCGGTTTAGGCGTTAGTTTGACATTAGCAGCTTGTGGCGGCGGAGCAAAGGATTCAGGTAAAAGCGGTTCTGCTAAAGGTCATACAGTTGCAATGGTAACAGACGTTGGAGGGGTAGATGATAAATCGTTTAACCAGTCAGCATGGGAAGGTTTGCAAGCTTGGGGCAAAGAACATGACTTGAAAAAAGGGAAAGATGGTTTTAACTATCTACAATCTAACTCTGACTCAGATTTCGTAACAAATTTAAACAGTGCCGTTAAATCACAATTTAACACTGTATTCGGAATTGGATATAAAATTGCTCCAGCTTTAGAAGATGTAGCAAAACAAAATCCAAAAACAAACTTTGCGATTATTGATTCTGTTGTCAAAGGTGACAATGTTGTATCAGTTATCTTTAAAGATCACGAAGCAGCCTTTTTAGCAGGTGTTGCAGCAGCAAAAACAACTGAAACTAAAAAATTAGGTTTTGTTGGTGGTCAAGAAGGCGAAGTTATTGGTCGTTTTGAAGCAGGATTTATTGCAGGTGTTAAAGCAGTTGATCCAGATATTGATGTAAAAGTTGAATACGCTGGTTCATTTGGTGACTCTGCTAAAGGAAAACAATTAGCAGCAGCAATGTACAACAGTGGAATTGATATTATTTATCAAGCAGCCGGTGACACAGGTAATGGTGTCTTCTCAGAAGCTAAAGATATCATGAAAGCTGACTCTAAGAAAAAAGTATGGGTAATCGGTGTTGACCGTGACCAAACTGAAGAAGGTAAATACGAAGGCGGAAACTTAACGCTTGCTTCAACGCTTAAAGGTGTTAAAACAGCTGTAGTAGATATTTCAAATGATGCAATGAAAGATAAATTCCCAGGTGGAGAAACATTGACTTACGGCTTGAAAGAAGACGGTGTTGATTTATCTAAAGGACAATTAACAGATGACGTTCAAAAAGCAGTAAATGATTACAAACAACAAATCATTGATGGCAAAATTGAAGTTCCAGAAAAACCTTAA
- a CDS encoding FtsK/SpoIIIE family DNA translocase: MAQKKKTKKKTPSKKQQKRNLSIEIIGLLFICSAIFAASKLGFVGILIANLFRFFVGNTYLVSVVAFGLYGLYLVLKGKEPAYKSKKMIGFSIMYLSLLVILHARLFSPIMGTNVKVIPATLRFFMTDMGNNQIKESLGGGMIGALLYSGSHFLFSQGGTYFIASILMIAGFFIFFNLSFKTVLLKGRDVLRQKGPILQQKWQTYREQRTAEKQEKNSKKATKDDSQQQSKNRVQPLSPGKALAAAEKEAAVGEAKQLELKIDSYQQKLKPASTDLPEPPKEAEEPTGDLNFEIKAEPENRDYQLPPTTLLNAIEALDQSNEYALIQENVTKLEATFKSFGVDAKVTKANLGPAVTKYEVQPAIGVKVSKIVSLSDDIALALAAKDIRIEAPIPGKAFIGIEVPNSEVSIVAFRDIIEAQPLHPENLLEVPLGRDITGSVATADLAKMPHLLVAGSTGSGKSVCINGIITSILMRAKPHEVKLMMIDPKMVELNVYNGIPHLLTPVVTNPKKAAQALQKVVMEMERRYELFAASGMRNITGYNKMVATKNAEKDENYPFLPYIVVIVDELADLMMVASNEVEDAIIRLAQMARAAGIHMILATQRPSVDVITGIIKANVPSRIAFAVSSGIDSRTIIDSSGAEKLLGRGDMLFLPMGENKPVRVQGAFISDEEVERIVEFITDQQGANYQEEMMPTEIQETVSNEVQDDLYDEAVQMVLEMQTASISLLQRRFRIGYNRAARLVDEMEMRGIVGPSEGSKPRKVNITHLPSQSDHENNNEI; the protein is encoded by the coding sequence GTGGCACAAAAAAAGAAGACGAAAAAAAAAACACCCTCAAAAAAACAACAAAAACGGAATCTTTCCATTGAAATTATTGGTCTTTTATTTATCTGTTCCGCTATTTTCGCGGCAAGCAAATTAGGCTTTGTTGGTATCTTAATTGCGAACTTATTCCGCTTTTTTGTAGGCAATACCTATTTGGTTAGTGTGGTTGCTTTTGGTTTATATGGTCTGTATTTAGTTTTAAAAGGCAAAGAACCTGCCTATAAAAGCAAGAAAATGATTGGCTTTAGTATCATGTATCTTAGTTTACTTGTGATTCTTCATGCGAGGTTATTTAGTCCAATTATGGGGACGAATGTCAAAGTGATTCCTGCAACATTGCGTTTTTTTATGACGGATATGGGAAACAATCAAATTAAAGAGTCTCTTGGTGGGGGGATGATAGGCGCATTGCTTTACAGTGGAAGCCATTTTCTATTTTCACAAGGAGGAACCTATTTTATTGCAAGTATCTTAATGATTGCTGGTTTTTTTATTTTCTTTAATTTATCATTTAAAACAGTGCTGTTAAAAGGAAGAGATGTGCTGCGACAAAAAGGACCTATTTTACAGCAAAAATGGCAGACTTATCGTGAGCAACGTACTGCAGAAAAGCAGGAGAAAAATTCAAAAAAAGCAACAAAGGATGACTCACAGCAACAGTCTAAGAATCGAGTTCAACCTCTATCCCCTGGAAAAGCACTTGCAGCAGCAGAAAAAGAGGCCGCAGTGGGGGAAGCTAAGCAGTTGGAATTAAAAATTGATAGCTATCAACAAAAGTTAAAACCTGCGTCAACGGACCTGCCAGAGCCGCCAAAAGAAGCTGAAGAGCCGACGGGTGATTTAAATTTTGAAATCAAAGCAGAACCAGAAAATCGAGATTATCAATTACCGCCTACAACTTTGTTAAACGCAATTGAAGCGTTGGATCAGTCGAATGAATACGCCTTGATTCAAGAAAATGTAACCAAATTAGAAGCGACGTTTAAAAGTTTTGGTGTAGATGCTAAGGTAACAAAAGCGAATTTGGGACCGGCAGTTACAAAATATGAGGTGCAACCAGCGATTGGTGTTAAAGTTAGTAAAATCGTTAGTTTAAGTGATGATATTGCGTTAGCACTAGCTGCAAAAGACATTCGCATTGAAGCTCCTATTCCAGGGAAAGCTTTTATTGGAATTGAAGTGCCCAACAGTGAAGTAAGTATTGTTGCTTTTAGAGATATTATCGAAGCGCAACCCCTACATCCTGAAAATTTATTGGAAGTACCTTTAGGTCGAGATATTACAGGATCTGTCGCCACTGCTGATTTAGCTAAAATGCCCCATTTATTGGTGGCAGGTTCCACAGGAAGTGGGAAATCGGTTTGTATCAATGGAATCATTACGAGTATTTTGATGCGTGCAAAACCTCATGAAGTTAAATTGATGATGATTGATCCAAAAATGGTTGAATTAAATGTCTATAATGGGATTCCTCATTTGTTAACACCGGTTGTAACAAATCCTAAAAAAGCCGCACAAGCATTGCAAAAAGTGGTGATGGAAATGGAACGACGCTATGAATTATTTGCAGCTAGTGGCATGCGAAACATTACCGGTTACAATAAAATGGTTGCCACTAAAAATGCGGAAAAGGATGAAAATTATCCGTTTCTACCTTATATTGTTGTGATTGTGGATGAATTAGCTGATTTAATGATGGTGGCGAGTAATGAAGTGGAAGACGCGATTATTCGCTTAGCACAAATGGCACGAGCTGCGGGTATCCATATGATTCTTGCGACTCAAAGACCAAGTGTAGACGTTATTACAGGGATTATTAAAGCCAATGTTCCTTCAAGAATTGCCTTTGCAGTTTCAAGTGGCATCGACTCAAGAACCATTATTGATAGTAGCGGAGCTGAAAAGTTGCTTGGTCGCGGGGATATGCTCTTTTTACCAATGGGTGAAAATAAGCCCGTTCGCGTACAAGGTGCGTTTATATCAGATGAAGAAGTTGAGCGGATTGTCGAATTTATTACTGATCAGCAAGGTGCTAACTACCAAGAAGAAATGATGCCAACTGAAATCCAAGAAACCGTTAGCAACGAAGTACAAGACGATTTGTATGATGAGGCCGTCCAAATGGTCTTGGAAATGCAAACAGCAAGTATTTCCTTATTGCAACGCCGTTTTAGAATTGGGTACAATCGAGCAGCCAGATTGGTAGATGAAATGGAAATGCGAGGAATTGTTGGCCCATCGGAAGGCAGTAAGCCTCGAAAAGTGAATATTACTCATTTGCCAAGTCAATCAGACCATGAAAATAATAATGAGATTTAA
- a CDS encoding DUF975 family protein: MNIKEVKIEAKNSLQGNWGTAIGGFIVLGLIGFAMSMVTNMISGVGSIAGGLAGASSGDISEADLIAMTSVMIGTMSVSVVLGIITQIISSVLDVGYKWSFLDLVDGKNYSIGSIFQVFNKNFFKVLGLIIMMGIFTALWSLLLVVPGIIKSYSYSQALNIMKDNPEIGILDAITASRKLMDGKKANFFFLQLSFILWYIVPIIIWFIVFFIGISGMDNGTSPLVVTSIILAFVLALYFIAISFYITPYLKTSEQVYYRRLTVQQLGE, encoded by the coding sequence ATGAATATTAAAGAAGTTAAAATTGAAGCTAAAAATAGCTTGCAAGGCAACTGGGGAACGGCTATTGGTGGGTTTATTGTGTTAGGATTAATTGGCTTTGCGATGTCAATGGTAACCAATATGATTTCTGGTGTTGGATCAATTGCAGGTGGTTTGGCAGGCGCAAGTAGCGGAGATATTAGTGAAGCAGATCTTATCGCGATGACATCGGTAATGATTGGCACAATGTCTGTATCAGTTGTTTTAGGAATTATTACTCAAATTATTAGCTCAGTGTTAGACGTTGGGTATAAATGGTCATTTTTAGACTTAGTAGATGGAAAAAATTATTCAATCGGATCAATTTTTCAAGTATTTAATAAAAACTTTTTCAAAGTGTTAGGTTTAATTATTATGATGGGTATTTTCACTGCATTATGGTCATTATTATTAGTGGTTCCTGGTATTATTAAGTCATATAGTTATAGCCAAGCATTGAATATCATGAAAGATAATCCAGAGATTGGCATTTTAGATGCAATTACAGCGAGTCGTAAATTGATGGACGGCAAAAAAGCAAATTTCTTCTTTTTACAGTTATCATTCATACTATGGTATATCGTACCAATTATTATTTGGTTCATTGTCTTTTTCATAGGTATCAGTGGAATGGATAATGGAACATCTCCATTAGTTGTTACATCAATAATTTTGGCATTTGTTTTAGCGCTATATTTTATTGCCATTAGTTTTTACATCACTCCTTACCTAAAAACTTCAGAACAAGTTTATTACCGTCGTTTGACAGTTCAACAGTTAGGGGAATAA
- a CDS encoding DNA topoisomerase 3, with amino-acid sequence MKTLIIAEKPSVGKEIARVLGATQKNKNYIEGKDVIVTWALGHLLGLKMPEDYKKEWANWDLESLPLIPPKMAIKPLKNTGHQLKAIKQLANRKDIDSAVIATDAGREGELVARWILEYVHFNKPVKRLWISSQTDKAIKEGFKNLKPSKQYDALYDSAIARSQADWLVGLNVTRALTVRYQDSLSAGRVQTPTLAMVRKQEEKIETFMPETFYTVSLMVDGQKATLIEGAKTKFKDRKEAEELAAKLKSKPVKVNEIKEKIQTEYAPIPYDLTELQRDANKRYQFSAKKTLGLMQTLYERHKVLSYPRTDSKHLTTDMAATMKDRLHAVQGFSPDVVKKALRNGGQVTQKGVFNNSKVTDHHGIIPTEERPRVEKMESDELKIYRMVVERFLGLFLPAYQAKKTTYQFLVEGIQFQCQQEEVIESGWKQVEAPKVNASYKKGEALKNPQFAINKHLTEAPSRLTEATLLQKMEKTGLGTPATRAEIIEKLISSELMERAQNKLSVSPKGRQLLTLVNPTLVTPDLTAKWEKALEEIAASKLKKEVFIKQIEAETTRLVKEIKTSNQVYTDHSLTNKTCPDCGEKLKEKNARDGKILVCSNTECSYRRRKDPKISMHRCSQCHKKMEIHEGKNGAYFKCKFCNISEKIGDKKNKKMSKHEEKKMLKKYSQSEEEVESPLALALKAAMKENK; translated from the coding sequence ATGAAAACATTAATTATTGCAGAAAAACCTAGTGTCGGAAAAGAAATTGCTCGTGTTCTTGGCGCTACTCAAAAAAATAAGAACTATATAGAAGGAAAAGACGTTATTGTAACTTGGGCATTAGGTCATTTATTAGGTTTAAAAATGCCAGAAGATTACAAAAAAGAATGGGCCAATTGGGATTTAGAAAGTTTGCCGTTAATTCCTCCAAAAATGGCGATTAAACCATTAAAAAATACAGGGCATCAATTAAAAGCGATTAAACAATTAGCGAACCGCAAAGACATTGACAGTGCTGTAATTGCAACAGATGCCGGAAGAGAAGGGGAGTTGGTTGCGCGTTGGATTTTAGAGTATGTTCACTTTAATAAACCTGTTAAGCGTCTATGGATTTCTTCTCAAACGGACAAAGCCATTAAAGAAGGATTTAAAAATCTAAAACCAAGTAAGCAATACGATGCATTATACGATTCAGCAATAGCACGTTCCCAAGCGGATTGGTTGGTTGGCTTAAATGTAACAAGAGCCTTAACAGTAAGATATCAAGACAGTTTGTCAGCTGGACGTGTTCAAACACCTACTTTAGCAATGGTACGCAAACAAGAAGAAAAAATAGAAACGTTTATGCCAGAAACATTTTATACCGTCAGCTTAATGGTGGATGGTCAAAAAGCAACTTTGATTGAAGGCGCTAAAACCAAATTTAAGGATCGTAAAGAAGCCGAAGAATTGGCGGCTAAATTAAAAAGTAAACCAGTTAAAGTAAATGAAATCAAAGAAAAAATTCAAACAGAGTATGCACCTATTCCTTATGATTTAACTGAATTACAACGAGATGCTAATAAACGTTACCAATTTTCAGCTAAGAAAACGTTAGGTTTGATGCAGACTTTGTATGAACGTCATAAAGTATTGTCTTACCCAAGAACCGATTCAAAGCATTTAACAACCGATATGGCCGCAACTATGAAAGATCGTTTACATGCGGTTCAAGGTTTTTCACCGGATGTGGTAAAGAAAGCTTTGAGAAATGGCGGACAAGTCACTCAAAAAGGGGTTTTCAATAATAGCAAGGTAACCGATCACCATGGGATTATTCCGACGGAAGAACGACCAAGAGTTGAAAAAATGGAAAGTGATGAGCTGAAAATTTACCGAATGGTTGTAGAGCGCTTCTTAGGATTGTTTTTACCAGCCTATCAAGCTAAAAAAACGACGTATCAATTTTTAGTTGAAGGCATTCAATTCCAATGTCAACAAGAAGAAGTGATTGAATCCGGTTGGAAACAAGTGGAAGCACCTAAAGTAAATGCTTCTTATAAAAAAGGCGAAGCGTTAAAAAATCCACAATTTGCAATCAATAAACATTTGACAGAGGCACCAAGTCGTTTGACAGAAGCAACCCTCTTGCAAAAAATGGAGAAAACGGGTTTAGGCACCCCCGCAACAAGAGCTGAAATTATTGAAAAATTAATCAGCAGTGAGTTGATGGAACGTGCACAAAATAAATTAAGTGTGTCGCCTAAAGGAAGACAATTATTGACTCTGGTTAATCCAACACTTGTCACACCGGATTTAACTGCGAAATGGGAAAAAGCACTCGAAGAGATTGCTGCGAGCAAATTAAAAAAAGAAGTCTTTATTAAACAAATCGAAGCTGAAACAACACGCCTAGTAAAAGAGATCAAGACAAGCAATCAAGTATACACCGATCACTCATTAACGAATAAAACATGTCCAGATTGCGGTGAAAAGTTAAAAGAAAAAAATGCTCGTGATGGCAAAATTTTAGTTTGTAGCAATACGGAGTGTTCTTACCGCCGTAGAAAAGATCCAAAAATATCGATGCATCGCTGTTCGCAGTGCCATAAAAAAATGGAAATTCATGAAGGCAAAAATGGGGCTTATTTCAAATGTAAGTTCTGTAATATCTCTGAAAAAATAGGAGATAAGAAAAATAAAAAAATGTCAAAACACGAAGAAAAGAAAATGCTTAAAAAGTATAGTCAAAGTGAAGAGGAAGTGGAGAGTCCTTTAGCGTTGGCATTAAAAGCTGCCATGAAGGAGAATAAGTAA
- a CDS encoding DUF1033 family protein: MIALYGEYEPWWFFDDWKDDIVSQNDYATFQEASQAYQQIYSELEMQYPYKETKKSYLTAFWNETEIRYCEDCEDDIQLFHSIMLLKDDRPFEVFQPTASK; this comes from the coding sequence GTGATTGCATTATATGGTGAATACGAACCCTGGTGGTTTTTTGATGATTGGAAAGACGATATTGTTTCGCAAAACGATTATGCGACTTTTCAAGAAGCCAGCCAAGCGTATCAACAAATTTATTCAGAGTTAGAAATGCAGTATCCTTATAAAGAAACAAAAAAGTCTTATTTAACTGCATTTTGGAATGAAACAGAAATACGATATTGCGAAGATTGCGAAGATGACATACAATTATTCCATAGCATCATGCTTTTAAAAGATGATCGACCTTTTGAAGTGTTTCAACCGACAGCTTCAAAATAG
- a CDS encoding acylphosphatase encodes MKTIRMKVKGRVQGVGFRYMTKMVADQIGVFGIVQNETDGSVYIEANGDSDKIDLFIAKIKQSPTPSGRVDDLQLEEDASIKIRNKFSVTN; translated from the coding sequence ATGAAAACCATTCGTATGAAGGTAAAAGGTCGCGTGCAAGGTGTTGGATTTCGTTATATGACAAAGATGGTTGCCGATCAAATTGGCGTATTTGGAATTGTACAAAATGAAACAGATGGATCCGTTTATATTGAAGCAAATGGTGACTCAGATAAAATCGATTTATTTATTGCTAAAATAAAACAGTCTCCCACCCCTAGTGGACGAGTCGACGATCTCCAACTTGAAGAAGATGCATCTATCAAAATTCGCAACAAATTTTCAGTAACTAATTGA
- the yidC gene encoding membrane protein insertase YidC: MNKLKKLLLTSSVLSLVLFLSGCMKTDKNGNGTGLIYDYLVVPTGNSIIWLADLFNGSYGMAIIFITLIVRIIILPLNLNQAKKSMIQQEKMAVIKPEMDVIQKKQKEAVTQEEKAAAQQELMALYKANNMSMTGGIGCLPILIQMPIFTAMYQAIRLSPQIAESNFLGLNLGDKNVYLAIAAGLVYVVQAYLSMIGMPEAQKKQMRMMMFMSPVMILIFTLQSPAGLGLYWLVGGVFACFQTLITNLYHKPKIKAAIAEEMKNRPIQPAVVQKAKPIKAEEISAASKKNTPNPKKGRNSGKQNR; the protein is encoded by the coding sequence ATGAATAAATTAAAAAAATTACTTTTAACAAGTAGCGTATTAAGTCTTGTCCTTTTCTTATCTGGTTGTATGAAAACTGATAAAAATGGGAATGGAACAGGTCTTATTTATGACTATCTTGTTGTGCCAACAGGAAATTCTATCATTTGGTTAGCGGACTTGTTTAATGGCAGTTATGGAATGGCGATTATTTTTATTACATTAATCGTTCGTATCATTATTTTGCCTTTAAATTTAAATCAAGCGAAAAAATCAATGATTCAGCAAGAAAAGATGGCTGTCATTAAGCCTGAAATGGATGTTATCCAAAAGAAACAAAAAGAAGCTGTCACACAAGAAGAAAAAGCTGCTGCTCAACAAGAATTGATGGCACTTTACAAAGCCAATAATATGAGTATGACTGGTGGAATCGGCTGTTTGCCCATTCTCATCCAAATGCCTATTTTCACTGCGATGTATCAAGCAATTCGCCTCTCTCCTCAAATTGCAGAAAGTAATTTCTTAGGACTTAACCTTGGCGATAAAAATGTCTATCTAGCAATTGCTGCTGGTTTAGTTTACGTCGTGCAAGCATACCTTTCAATGATTGGCATGCCTGAAGCTCAGAAAAAACAAATGCGTATGATGATGTTTATGAGTCCAGTAATGATCTTAATTTTCACACTCCAATCACCAGCTGGTCTTGGTCTTTATTGGTTAGTCGGTGGGGTCTTCGCTTGTTTCCAAACTTTAATTACAAATTTGTATCACAAACCTAAAATTAAAGCTGCAATCGCAGAGGAAATGAAAAATCGTCCGATTCAACCTGCTGTTGTTCAAAAAGCTAAACCAATTAAAGCTGAAGAAATCAGTGCTGCTTCAAAAAAGAATACACCTAATCCTAAAAAAGGACGTAACTCAGGTAAACAGAATCGCTAA
- a CDS encoding HAMP domain-containing sensor histidine kinase → MKKRVSLKWKWTIGASMAIFFTYTLFSVAIFMGFTQMMISQEHANVKDTLFAVSNKLKLEPTSLTNEKVTQTLQPNFPTTNDSTEVDSRFLIDDSSYDSIDTLYAKINEAGVVVRVFDPNSRLLYESRASHAKFNKTAYTVIEPIKIDGKDGFSGTMPIMSSQNQNIIGYVQVTNELLRYHEMSNKIVLVMLTMGSLALIVSGVLGYLLAINFLKPIKLMTRTMNDVRQDTQSRSRMVVPDSNDELSDLTRLFNDMLDKMQKYIEQQKQFVEDVSHELRTPVAIMEGHLKLLNRWGKEDPVILDESLSASLQEIERMKSLVQEMLDLSRAEQVEIHYKHEKTNVKNMIHQTFNNFSMIHPDFVFNLDDDVDEDVNVQIYRNHFEQILIILLDNAVKYSTDRKEIHISVAQDDYAIQIAIQDFGEGIGQGDLQKIFNRFYRIDKARSRDKGGNGLGLAIAKELLDGYQGTISVESVLNHGTIFRISLPILKEN, encoded by the coding sequence TTGAAAAAGCGGGTTTCTCTTAAATGGAAGTGGACGATTGGCGCAAGTATGGCCATCTTTTTTACGTACACTCTTTTTTCTGTCGCTATTTTTATGGGATTTACACAGATGATGATTTCACAAGAGCATGCAAATGTAAAAGATACATTATTTGCAGTGTCGAATAAGTTGAAATTAGAGCCGACTTCTTTAACTAATGAAAAAGTAACCCAAACGTTACAACCGAATTTTCCGACTACAAATGATTCGACAGAAGTAGATTCACGCTTTTTGATTGATGACAGTTCTTACGATTCGATTGATACACTGTACGCTAAAATAAATGAAGCAGGTGTTGTAGTTAGAGTTTTTGATCCAAATTCAAGATTGTTATATGAATCAAGAGCCAGTCATGCAAAGTTTAATAAAACGGCGTACACGGTAATCGAGCCGATTAAAATTGATGGAAAAGACGGATTTTCAGGAACGATGCCGATTATGTCAAGTCAAAACCAGAATATTATTGGCTATGTGCAAGTAACCAATGAACTCTTGCGTTATCATGAAATGAGCAATAAAATTGTTTTGGTAATGCTGACAATGGGAAGTTTAGCCTTGATTGTGAGTGGTGTATTGGGTTATTTATTAGCTATTAATTTCTTAAAACCAATTAAGCTAATGACGCGAACAATGAACGATGTCAGACAGGATACACAGTCTCGTTCAAGAATGGTTGTCCCTGATTCAAATGACGAGTTATCCGATTTGACAAGACTGTTCAATGACATGCTAGATAAAATGCAAAAATACATTGAGCAACAAAAACAATTTGTTGAGGATGTTTCTCATGAATTACGGACGCCAGTAGCTATTATGGAAGGTCATTTAAAACTACTAAATCGTTGGGGAAAAGAAGATCCTGTTATTTTAGACGAGTCTTTGTCTGCATCCTTACAAGAAATCGAACGGATGAAGAGCTTAGTACAAGAAATGCTAGATCTTTCTAGAGCAGAACAAGTGGAAATCCATTATAAACATGAAAAAACAAATGTAAAAAATATGATTCACCAAACCTTTAATAATTTTAGTATGATTCATCCTGATTTTGTTTTTAATTTAGATGATGACGTGGATGAAGATGTAAATGTTCAAATTTACCGAAACCATTTTGAACAGATTTTGATTATTTTATTGGACAACGCTGTAAAATATTCAACAGATCGCAAAGAGATTCACATTTCAGTAGCTCAAGATGATTACGCTATTCAAATTGCCATTCAAGATTTTGGTGAAGGAATTGGTCAAGGGGATTTGCAAAAAATATTTAATCGTTTCTATCGAATCGATAAGGCAAGAAGTCGAGACAAAGGTGGAAATGGGTTAGGTTTAGCTATCGCCAAGGAGTTGCTAGATGGGTATCAAGGAACAATTTCTGTTGAAAGTGTTTTAAATCATGGTACGATTTTTAGAATTAGTTTGCCGATATTAAAGGAAAATTAA
- a CDS encoding response regulator transcription factor: MHKILIIEDEKNLARFVELELKHEGYETEVQNNGRAGLEAALSDDWDAILLDLMLPELNGIEVCRRIRQVKNTPIIMMTARDSVIDRVSGLDHGADDYIVKPFAIEELLARLRALLRRIDIEGEQNITKQTTVTYRDITVEKENRVVRRGDEVIELTKREYELLLALMENVNVVLARDVLLNKVWGYETEVETNVVDVYIRYLRNKIDVPNEESYIQTVRGTGYVMRS; encoded by the coding sequence ATGCATAAAATATTAATTATTGAAGATGAGAAGAATTTAGCACGCTTTGTTGAACTAGAATTAAAGCATGAGGGGTATGAAACTGAAGTTCAAAATAATGGTAGAGCAGGACTTGAAGCAGCTCTTTCAGATGATTGGGATGCTATTTTACTTGATTTGATGTTACCTGAATTAAACGGAATTGAAGTTTGTCGTCGTATTCGTCAAGTGAAGAATACACCGATTATTATGATGACTGCAAGAGATTCTGTGATTGATCGTGTTTCTGGTTTAGATCATGGAGCGGATGATTACATTGTGAAACCTTTTGCGATTGAAGAACTATTAGCACGCTTACGTGCCTTACTCCGTCGAATTGATATTGAGGGCGAACAAAATATTACCAAACAAACAACGGTCACTTATCGTGATATTACGGTTGAAAAAGAGAACCGTGTTGTTAGACGCGGGGATGAAGTGATTGAATTAACGAAACGTGAATATGAATTGTTATTAGCGTTGATGGAAAACGTGAACGTTGTTTTAGCAAGAGATGTTCTTTTAAATAAAGTATGGGGCTATGAAACTGAAGTTGAAACGAATGTGGTGGATGTGTATATCCGTTACTTACGTAATAAAATTGATGTTCCTAACGAAGAAAGCTACATTCAAACAGTTCGTGGAACGGGTTATGTGATGCGCTCGTGA
- a CDS encoding DUF4352 domain-containing protein — protein MARKMLYPKSKKKHPIRKVISLVLIILLLTIGFFCLYKIKVKNEKIIFRSPIIFISQNSFINEKTISSSIKNEVTIEILDKEILPATHKKDSSVTLELEIQVKNNRNQAITMNYSDFSLIKDDVRYKPELEFSTDYLVHDTLNPGISITRKLSFRVSEETALSKKVLLVTDNKEWISNLDRPTSN, from the coding sequence ATGGCTAGAAAAATGTTGTACCCAAAATCAAAAAAAAAGCATCCCATAAGAAAGGTTATTAGTCTTGTACTAATTATCTTACTATTGACAATCGGATTTTTCTGTTTATACAAAATTAAGGTAAAAAACGAAAAAATAATTTTTAGATCTCCCATTATTTTTATCAGTCAGAATAGTTTTATCAATGAAAAGACAATTTCTTCTTCTATAAAAAACGAAGTCACAATAGAAATTTTAGATAAAGAAATTTTACCTGCAACTCATAAAAAAGATTCTTCCGTAACCCTTGAACTTGAAATTCAAGTAAAAAATAATCGTAACCAAGCAATCACTATGAACTATTCCGATTTTTCACTTATCAAGGATGACGTTCGTTACAAGCCAGAATTAGAGTTTTCTACTGACTATTTAGTTCACGACACACTTAATCCTGGTATTTCTATTACCCGAAAACTTTCTTTTAGAGTTAGTGAGGAAACGGCTCTTAGTAAAAAAGTGCTTTTAGTCACAGATAATAAAGAATGGATTAGCAACTTAGATAGACCAACTTCAAACTAA